The proteins below come from a single Lineus longissimus chromosome 5, tnLinLong1.2, whole genome shotgun sequence genomic window:
- the LOC135487971 gene encoding ankyrin repeat domain-containing protein 17-like has translation MLTVYYSVLDIGISLIKHFVRFMYTDVPVNINMEASGIEMSEKVERIEAMFTAIKEGQAGEVEALAKLLTDININDLEELEQYRCYDTPLTLAIKQQNTEIVKVLLDNGASPKAEDGYKYDTPPMHHAVMTKSVEMVKMLIEFGALVDDVDSSRRTPLVVACRNGDLDMVRFLLNRGANMEHVTKYEEIPLNLRMHFDYSTREFLDRRIEPWNSNTPLIEACRFRHLHVVNELIERGVDINNTPRAGKTALLVAAYCETPEPYHFALDDSAKFNIMPTCPPILRLLIEKGADVSVRNEFGETALRRVLVQICTISRYTHPTEYVAQSLQYYFMNFCLLVKSGCPLDLSYVIDLDTRPHIEDEQDVETLHILSEAYSAIKPVANKIDLDEVYISAMTAAVLSGLKPEKDAIAAIEERLQISKTKDSVLSLLKVVMNEGYTLRQLCQIRLSKLIRCPLLTNVMSRDFKLPIFLKKCILLDCDVPTNSWFDEPFDTKYPGYGPLELPWP, from the exons ATGCTTACCGTATACTACAGTGTATTGGATATAGGCATTTCATTGATTAAACATTTCGTGAGGTTCATGTACACTGATGTACCGGTAAATATCAACATGGAGGCGAGCGGTATAGAAATGTCAGAGAAAGTAGAAAGAATCGAGGCCATGTTCACTGCAATTAAGGAAGGCCAGGCAGGAGAG GTCGAGGCCCTCGCTAAGCTTCTCACTGACATCAACATAAATGACCTGGAAGAACTCGAGCAATACCGGTGTTATGATACTCCACTCACTCTTGCAATCAAGCAGCAGAATACAGAGATTGTGAAGGTTCTTCTTGACAATGGCGCATCTCCTAAAGCAGAGGATGGTTATAAGTATGATACTCCGCCAATGCACCATGCTGTTATGACCAAGAGTGTTGAGATGGTCAAAATGCTCATCGAATTTGGTGCTCTCGTAGATGACGTGGACAGTTCCCGTCGTACTCCTTTGGTGGTTGCATGCAGAAATGGCGACTTGGATATGGTACGATTCCTTCTAAACCGAGGAGCGAACATGGAACATGTCACAAAATACGAAGAAATCCCCTTAAACCTCAGGATGCATTTTGATTATTCGACACGGGAGTTTCTAGACAGGCGAATCGAACCATGGAATTCGAATACCCCTCTGATCGAGGCGTGCCGTTTTAGGCACCTCCATGTTGTCAATGAGCTTATCGAGCGAGGGGTGGATATCAATAATACACCGCGGGCGGGGAAGACAGCGCTGCTCGTCGCGGCATACTGCGAGACCCCAGAACCTTATCATTTTGCCTTGGATGACAGCGCGAAGTTCAACATCATGCCCACATGTCCACCAATCCTGAGATTGCTTATTGAGAAGGGTGCAGACGTATCCGTCCGTAACGAATTCGGGGAGACGGCGTTGAGAAGAGTGTTGGTACAGATCTGTACTATATCACGCTATACTCATCCGACTGAATACGTCGCGCAGAGTTTACAGTATTATTTCATGAACTTTTGTCTCTTAGTCAAATCAGGTTGCCCTCTCGACCTTTCGTACGTGATCGACCTCGATACTCGCCCGCACATTGAAGACGAACAAGATGTCGAAACACTGCATATTCTATCAGAAGCCTACTCTGCGATAAAACCCGTAGCTAACAAGATTGATCTGGATGAAGTGTACATCAGCGCCATGACCGCTGCTGTACTCTCGGGTCTAAAGCCTGAAAAGGACGCCATAGCTGCCATTGAGGAGCGCCTACAGATCTCCAAAACTAAAGACAGTGTTCTGAGTTTGCTGAAAGTGGTTATGAATGAAGGATACACCCTGCGCCAATTATGCCAAATCAGATTAAGTAAGTTGATAAGGTGCCCTCTCTTGACCAACGTCATGTCAAGGGATTTCAAGCTGCCCATATTCTTGAAGAAGTGTATCTTATTGGACTGTGATGTGCCGACGAACAGCTGGTTTGATGAACCTTTTGATACGAAATATCCTGGCTACGGACCCTTGGAACTACCTTGGCCATAA